In Streptomyces sp. NBC_00483, a single window of DNA contains:
- a CDS encoding ArsR/SmtB family transcription factor: MPTDDTAETIHVTTDDQLRAVSNRTRHRIMAVLRFEPATITQIAERVGLAKGSSSYHVRLLERAGLVKVVRTRKVRGVTERYYAMAARSIVLPDPGEGGPDVLMRHAVADLEASPADGERHVRMAHLRLTDEQFADLGARLEALADEYRELSDQSLPDASLVFALFHPASGERAGGDVK; encoded by the coding sequence ATGCCCACCGACGATACTGCCGAGACCATTCACGTCACCACGGATGACCAGCTGCGCGCCGTCTCCAATCGCACACGTCACCGGATCATGGCCGTGCTCCGCTTCGAGCCTGCGACGATCACGCAGATCGCCGAGCGGGTCGGCCTCGCGAAGGGAAGTTCCAGCTACCACGTGCGGCTGCTGGAGCGGGCCGGTCTGGTCAAGGTGGTGCGGACGCGGAAGGTACGGGGAGTCACCGAGCGGTACTACGCGATGGCCGCGCGGTCGATCGTGCTGCCGGATCCGGGCGAGGGAGGTCCGGATGTGCTGATGCGGCATGCGGTGGCGGACCTGGAGGCGTCTCCGGCGGATGGCGAGCGGCACGTTCGGATGGCGCATCTGCGGCTCACCGACGAGCAGTTCGCAGACCTGGGGGCGCGGCTTGAGGCGCTTGCGGACGAGTATCGGGAGCTGTCCGATCAGTCGCTGCCGGACGCGTCACTCGTCTTCGCACTGTTCCACCCGGCATCGGGCGAGCGGGCCGGGGGGGATGTCAAGTGA
- a CDS encoding MFS transporter, producing MNADVRKLPTGFGRLWTAQTVSSLGDGVSHAALPLLALTLTRDPMALAVVTAAGTLPWLLFGMLGGALVDRWDRRRTMWVTDAARAVLLAIPAAAAAFDLLSIPLLAAVAFLLGLGGLFFDTAATAYLPDLLGRDPALLERANSRLRGAQTAMSGFAGPPAGSALLALGRAVPLLADAVSFLLSALLVRSLPAMPRPVPEVRESLLRQARAGASYVFRDRVLLGLALRPAVGNVAFLAVETVLALFAHDRLGIDTYGFGLLLTAEATGGLLGAGIASHLGRRLGTGTALTCTAAVEGLAILVLAAAPNPYVAGLGLAVCGAGMGATMVLGPSLRQTIVPAHLMGRVASTSRMLAMCAAPVGAFLGGWLATTYDVRTPLYAAAGLLLSMTAVTASMTSNRRVEAALRAAARADGPAHPASKDHAHEDAPDVTR from the coding sequence GTGAACGCAGACGTACGGAAGTTGCCGACCGGGTTCGGGCGGCTGTGGACCGCGCAGACGGTGTCCTCGCTCGGTGACGGGGTGTCACATGCCGCGCTGCCGCTGCTCGCACTGACGTTGACGCGGGATCCGATGGCGCTCGCCGTTGTCACGGCCGCGGGCACGCTGCCGTGGCTGCTCTTCGGGATGCTCGGCGGTGCGCTGGTGGACCGCTGGGACCGTCGGCGCACGATGTGGGTCACGGATGCGGCGCGAGCGGTGCTGCTGGCGATACCGGCGGCAGCGGCGGCGTTCGACCTGCTGAGTATTCCGCTGCTCGCGGCCGTCGCCTTCCTGCTCGGCCTCGGTGGACTCTTCTTCGATACGGCCGCCACGGCCTATCTGCCGGATCTGCTCGGCCGCGACCCCGCGCTCCTGGAGCGCGCCAACTCCCGCTTGCGCGGCGCCCAGACGGCCATGTCCGGCTTCGCGGGGCCGCCTGCGGGCAGTGCGTTGCTCGCGCTCGGGCGGGCGGTTCCGCTGCTCGCCGATGCGGTGTCGTTCCTGCTCTCCGCACTGCTCGTACGATCGCTGCCCGCCATGCCCCGGCCCGTGCCGGAGGTCCGCGAGTCACTGCTTCGGCAGGCGCGGGCCGGCGCTTCGTACGTCTTCCGGGATCGGGTGCTGCTCGGGCTCGCGCTCCGCCCGGCAGTCGGGAACGTCGCCTTCCTCGCCGTGGAGACCGTGCTCGCCCTCTTCGCGCACGACCGCCTCGGCATCGACACCTACGGCTTCGGCCTGCTCCTCACGGCGGAGGCCACCGGCGGCCTGCTCGGTGCAGGCATCGCCTCCCACCTCGGCCGACGACTCGGCACCGGCACCGCACTGACCTGCACGGCTGCCGTCGAAGGGCTCGCCATCCTGGTCCTGGCCGCCGCCCCGAACCCGTACGTGGCCGGACTGGGGCTCGCCGTCTGCGGGGCCGGCATGGGCGCCACCATGGTGCTCGGGCCCTCCCTCCGCCAAACCATCGTCCCGGCCCACCTGATGGGCCGGGTCGCCTCCACGTCCCGCATGCTGGCCATGTGCGCCGCCCCCGTCGGGGCCTTCCTCGGCGGCTGGCTGGCCACCACCTACGACGTCCGCACCCCGCTCTACGCCGCCGCCGGCCTCCTCCTGTCGATGACGGCCGTGACGGCGTCCATGACCAGCAACCGCCGGGT